A region of Selenomonadales bacterium 4137-cl DNA encodes the following proteins:
- the clcA gene encoding H(+)/Cl(-) exchange transporter ClcA encodes MDTHQKSKVYHSLVHWHNFRLKVFLEGIVIGIIAGIITVLFRYSIEQGEQLRSLVYAQIENNLLLLLPWLGALLVIALLLGLIIRFEPMTGGSGIPQVKGVLLGLLKTNWKSVLAGKFLGGVLAIGAGLSLGREGPSIQLGAAVGQGLSRMIGRTKMEERFLMTSGASAGLAAAFNAPLAGVVFALEELHKNFSPAVLMSAMAASITSALVTQLFFGDSPVFTITDLPVFPFRYYGDLIILGVLVGFLGIAFNKMLIKTLNLYNRQNRIPRIALAAIPLLIGGIAGTVLPEILGGGNNLVGPIVSGNYGLSMLLILLAAKFAFTMISYGSGVPGGIFLPMLVIGALAGGAFSNVAVHFLAVDPHYTTNFVILAMAALFTAVVKAPITGSILITEMTGSFSHLISLITISMTAYIVAELAKSAPVYEELLDRILVKTKALLHSDKSRTIVDFVVCVGSKLDGKRVKNVEWPSQCLLISIKRGDKEIVPQGDTQILAGDFVYLLTSTANAEHVRQLAQECLV; translated from the coding sequence ATGGACACACACCAAAAAAGCAAGGTATATCATTCCCTCGTGCACTGGCACAATTTTCGGCTCAAGGTCTTCCTCGAAGGAATCGTCATCGGTATAATAGCAGGCATTATCACCGTGCTGTTTCGCTATTCCATCGAACAGGGCGAGCAACTCCGCAGCCTGGTATACGCCCAGATCGAGAATAATCTTCTTCTCCTTCTGCCGTGGCTGGGAGCGCTGCTGGTAATTGCCCTGCTGCTGGGTCTAATAATCAGATTCGAACCCATGACCGGCGGCAGCGGCATCCCCCAGGTAAAAGGAGTACTGCTTGGCCTGCTGAAAACCAACTGGAAAAGCGTTCTTGCCGGCAAATTCCTCGGCGGCGTACTGGCAATCGGCGCCGGCTTATCGCTAGGGCGCGAAGGCCCTTCCATCCAGCTGGGCGCAGCCGTCGGCCAGGGCTTGAGCCGCATGATCGGCAGAACAAAGATGGAAGAACGTTTTCTTATGACCTCGGGCGCCAGCGCCGGCTTGGCCGCAGCCTTCAATGCCCCCCTGGCCGGAGTGGTTTTCGCCTTGGAAGAACTGCATAAAAACTTCTCCCCGGCGGTCTTGATGTCGGCCATGGCGGCCTCGATAACCTCGGCCCTGGTTACCCAGCTCTTTTTTGGGGATAGTCCCGTATTCACCATCACCGACTTACCGGTGTTTCCTTTCCGTTACTATGGAGACCTGATCATTTTAGGCGTGCTTGTTGGGTTCCTTGGTATCGCCTTCAATAAAATGTTGATCAAAACCCTTAACCTTTACAACCGGCAAAATCGTATTCCCAGAATCGCTCTGGCGGCAATTCCTCTTCTCATCGGCGGAATCGCGGGAACCGTGCTGCCGGAAATACTGGGCGGCGGCAACAACCTGGTCGGCCCGATAGTGTCCGGCAACTACGGCCTGAGCATGCTCCTGATTCTTCTGGCGGCTAAATTCGCCTTCACGATGATAAGCTACGGTTCCGGGGTGCCTGGCGGGATATTCCTGCCGATGTTGGTGATCGGCGCCTTGGCCGGCGGAGCGTTCAGCAACGTCGCCGTTCACTTCCTGGCCGTCGACCCCCACTATACTACCAACTTCGTTATCCTGGCCATGGCGGCGTTGTTTACGGCCGTAGTCAAAGCGCCCATCACCGGCAGTATCTTGATAACCGAAATGACCGGGTCATTCAGTCACTTGATTTCCCTGATCACGATATCCATGACAGCCTATATCGTCGCGGAGTTGGCCAAATCGGCGCCGGTCTACGAGGAACTGTTGGACCGCATTCTCGTAAAAACAAAAGCGTTACTTCATTCGGACAAGTCGCGAACGATCGTCGATTTCGTCGTCTGCGTCGGCTCAAAACTCGACGGCAAACGGGTAAAGAATGTTGAATGGCCCTCCCAATGCCTGCTCATAAGCATCAAAAGAGGTGATAAAGAAATCGTGCCGCAAGGCGACACCCAGATCCTGGCCGGCGATTTCGTTTATCTGCTTACCAGCACCGCAAACGCGGAGCATGTGCGCCAACTGGCCCAAGAATGCCTCGTGTAA
- a CDS encoding sugar phosphate nucleotidyltransferase, translating into MKGIVLAGGKGTRLDPITEITNKHLLPVGKEPMIWHAVKQLVHAGIHEILIVTSTHHMGDIVNSLGSGKRFGCEFTFRVQEDALGIAHALMLGERFANGEPIVVFLGDNIFELPIRPYVEEFSAQPGGARVLLKQVGDPERYGVAALDERHVIAIEEKPSVPKSSYAVVGCYMYDDKVFDYIRATYPSARQEYEITAVNNLYIKNGQLRYSFVKGRWTDAGTFESLNEANQLLLSIDNKVGA; encoded by the coding sequence ATGAAGGGAATAGTCTTGGCCGGCGGCAAGGGTACGCGGCTCGACCCGATCACCGAAATAACCAATAAGCACCTTCTGCCGGTGGGGAAGGAACCGATGATCTGGCATGCGGTCAAGCAGCTTGTGCATGCGGGAATCCACGAGATTCTGATAGTGACTTCCACCCATCATATGGGGGATATCGTGAATTCGCTGGGGTCGGGCAAACGCTTCGGGTGTGAGTTTACCTTCCGCGTTCAGGAGGACGCGCTGGGCATTGCCCATGCCCTAATGCTCGGCGAGCGTTTTGCAAATGGCGAGCCGATCGTGGTTTTTTTGGGCGACAATATTTTCGAACTGCCCATTCGTCCCTATGTCGAGGAGTTTTCCGCCCAGCCGGGGGGAGCCCGCGTTCTGCTGAAACAGGTGGGGGACCCGGAACGGTACGGGGTGGCGGCTCTGGACGAACGGCATGTGATCGCGATCGAAGAAAAGCCGTCCGTCCCTAAGAGCTCCTACGCGGTGGTGGGCTGCTATATGTACGACGATAAGGTTTTCGACTATATAAGGGCGACGTATCCGTCGGCGCGCCAGGAGTATGAGATTACGGCGGTCAATAATCTGTATATCAAAAACGGACAACTGCGGTACAGCTTTGTGAAAGGGCGCTGGACGGATGCCGGCACCTTTGAGTCCCTGAACGAGGCTAACCAACTGCTGCTTAGCATCGACAACAAGGTGGGAGCATGA
- the rfbB gene encoding dTDP-glucose 4,6-dehydratase, whose translation MSGVWLVTGGAGFIGGNFVRLALREAGVRMVVLDALTYAGDLGRIDDLLDGSRVEFVRGDIRDPGLVRELFARHEVSKVIHFAAETHVDRSIDGPRDFISTNIEGTVNLLEAARAAWRDDGDKVFLHVSTDEVFGALGLDDAPFDEGSPYRPNSPYAATKAAADHIVRAWRNTYGLPAIVTNCSNNYGAWQHPEKLVPLIILNAWEGRELPIYGDGLQVRDWLHVEDHCEALLAVATRGRPGETYVIGGAAERSNLDIVHAICDCVDRLKGDGTASRALIRHVADRPGHDRRYAINFAKIARELGWRPRHAPEAALPEVVRWYVGNKGWVDRVRSGEYQEYYQNRYGAPLQV comes from the coding sequence ATGAGCGGGGTTTGGCTGGTAACGGGAGGCGCCGGTTTTATCGGCGGTAATTTTGTCCGTCTGGCGCTGCGCGAGGCCGGTGTGCGGATGGTGGTTCTCGACGCATTAACCTACGCCGGCGATCTTGGCAGGATAGACGACTTGCTGGACGGTTCGCGGGTGGAGTTCGTTCGCGGCGATATACGCGACCCCGGGCTGGTGAGGGAGTTGTTCGCCCGTCACGAGGTTTCCAAGGTAATTCATTTCGCGGCCGAAACGCATGTCGACCGCTCGATAGACGGCCCTCGGGATTTTATTTCGACAAATATCGAAGGCACGGTGAATCTGCTGGAGGCGGCGCGGGCGGCCTGGCGGGACGACGGCGACAAGGTTTTCCTGCATGTGTCGACCGACGAGGTGTTCGGCGCTTTGGGCCTCGATGACGCCCCTTTCGATGAAGGCTCCCCCTACAGGCCGAACAGCCCGTACGCGGCCACCAAGGCGGCGGCCGACCATATCGTCAGGGCCTGGCGCAATACATATGGACTGCCGGCCATCGTAACCAATTGTTCTAATAACTACGGGGCCTGGCAGCATCCCGAAAAGCTTGTGCCGCTAATCATTCTGAATGCCTGGGAGGGAAGAGAGCTGCCGATATACGGGGACGGGCTTCAGGTTCGCGACTGGCTGCATGTCGAGGATCACTGCGAGGCGCTGCTGGCGGTGGCGACGAGAGGCAGGCCGGGAGAAACCTACGTCATCGGCGGCGCCGCCGAAAGGAGCAACCTCGATATCGTCCATGCGATCTGCGACTGTGTCGACAGGCTGAAAGGCGACGGCACGGCCTCGCGCGCGTTGATCAGACATGTGGCAGACCGGCCGGGGCACGACCGCCGGTATGCGATAAATTTCGCGAAGATCGCGCGGGAGCTAGGCTGGCGGCCGCGCCACGCTCCGGAAGCCGCCCTGCCGGAGGTCGTGCGGTGGTATGTCGGCAACAAGGGCTGGGTAGACCGGGTGCGTTCGGGGGAATACCAGGAGTATTACCAAAACCGCTACGGCGCACCGCTGCAAGTATGA
- a CDS encoding WbqC family protein — MRKIAISQSNYIPWKGYFDLISRVDEFILFDSVQYTRRDWRNRNQVLSPQGLLWLTVPVETKGNYHRKICEVRVCDAGWAEKHWSTLRHCYARAPYFSEVAGPVREAYERCGDVSSLSRVNYIFLKTICDLLAITTKLSWSTDYDLIDGKSERLLHLCEQAGADAYLSGPAARAYLDEALFQEKGIAVEWMSYDGYPDYPQINSSACVHTVSVLDLLFNVGISGARAHVGRNTARKGC; from the coding sequence ATGAGAAAGATCGCCATTTCGCAGTCCAACTATATTCCCTGGAAAGGCTACTTCGATTTAATCAGCCGGGTGGATGAGTTCATTCTGTTCGACAGTGTCCAATATACCCGGCGGGACTGGCGGAACCGGAATCAGGTCCTAAGTCCGCAGGGGTTGCTCTGGCTTACCGTTCCGGTGGAGACCAAGGGGAATTATCACCGGAAGATTTGCGAAGTCCGGGTTTGCGACGCCGGTTGGGCCGAGAAGCACTGGTCGACGCTCCGGCATTGCTACGCGCGGGCGCCGTACTTCAGCGAAGTGGCCGGTCCTGTCCGCGAGGCCTATGAGCGCTGTGGGGACGTTTCGTCCCTGAGCAGGGTCAATTATATTTTTCTCAAAACCATTTGCGATTTGCTGGCAATAACGACCAAGCTGAGTTGGTCGACGGATTACGACCTTATCGACGGCAAGTCGGAGCGGTTGCTCCATTTGTGCGAACAGGCGGGAGCGGACGCTTATCTGTCAGGGCCGGCCGCACGCGCTTACCTGGATGAGGCGCTGTTCCAGGAGAAGGGAATCGCGGTGGAATGGATGAGTTACGACGGATATCCGGATTATCCGCAGATTAACTCGTCGGCCTGCGTTCATACTGTCAGTGTTTTGGATCTGCTTTTTAATGTGGGCATCAGCGGGGCGAGGGCCCATGTGGGGCGAAATACGGCCCGGAAGGGGTGCTGA
- a CDS encoding DapH/DapD/GlmU-related protein, with product MAGIVIFGTEAMADFVYASLMDDASFAHRIAGFTVDKAYMKDGLKFGLPVVPFEEVERRFPPDDNLMIVAVGYSGLNSVRAQKCLQAREKGYKLYSHVCSGTKLPSSVKVGENCFVADGVSLQPFAVIGDNTFVFGGAAVGHHAVVGANCWITSGTVVGGNSTVGDNGFLGLNSTIVDGIAVGRDNFIGAGAVVSRSSGDGEVYLSAPAVKHRLNSRLFISFIKNRG from the coding sequence GTGGCGGGAATCGTTATTTTCGGGACAGAGGCGATGGCTGATTTTGTCTATGCCAGTTTGATGGATGACGCGTCTTTCGCCCACCGGATTGCCGGGTTTACGGTCGATAAGGCTTATATGAAGGACGGGCTGAAGTTCGGCCTGCCTGTTGTGCCGTTCGAAGAGGTTGAGCGGCGGTTTCCGCCGGACGATAATTTGATGATAGTGGCGGTAGGCTATTCCGGCCTGAATTCCGTCCGTGCCCAAAAGTGTTTGCAGGCCAGGGAGAAGGGCTATAAGCTTTATTCGCATGTCTGCTCGGGGACGAAGCTGCCTTCGAGCGTTAAGGTGGGAGAGAATTGCTTTGTCGCCGACGGCGTGTCGCTGCAGCCGTTTGCCGTCATCGGCGACAACACGTTCGTTTTCGGCGGGGCCGCGGTCGGCCATCACGCGGTCGTCGGCGCCAACTGCTGGATAACATCGGGGACAGTTGTCGGCGGGAATTCGACTGTCGGCGATAACGGCTTCTTGGGTCTCAACTCGACGATTGTCGACGGGATAGCGGTCGGGCGCGATAATTTCATCGGCGCGGGAGCGGTGGTTTCGAGGTCTTCCGGCGACGGCGAGGTCTATTTGTCTGCTCCGGCGGTGAAGCACCGCCTTAACAGCAGACTTTTTATTTCGTTCATAAAAAACAGAGGGTGA
- a CDS encoding acyl carrier protein has protein sequence MADADELKKILAGVFKVPVASIGEQTLMQDIDTWDSLTHMDLILTLENEYGVTFSGEEIVVMTSFAKIAATLAAKGV, from the coding sequence ATGGCTGATGCCGACGAACTGAAGAAGATTTTGGCGGGGGTGTTCAAGGTGCCGGTGGCAAGCATCGGCGAGCAAACGCTGATGCAGGATATCGATACCTGGGACTCTTTGACCCATATGGATCTTATCCTTACGCTCGAGAACGAATACGGGGTGACTTTTTCCGGGGAAGAGATCGTGGTGATGACGAGTTTTGCGAAGATCGCCGCCACTTTAGCGGCCAAGGGGGTGTGA
- a CDS encoding SDR family NAD(P)-dependent oxidoreductase gives MELRGKVAVVTGAAGGLGREIALGLAARGCKVAAVDKDEAAIAELAAEMPGLSTFVCDVTDQRAVALCLGEVYGQLGEVDCLINNAGLIFSGPLVNPVAAENRRHTVEAWDRVIKSNLYSVFLTTVEVADRMMMKRTKGVIVNISSVAAKGNGGQCAYSAAKAGVEAFTRAAAKEVGAWGIRVVAIAPGFMDTPSTRAAMSQNILEEWKRKTALRRFGGAENVVGAVVHALENEFLTGCVIPVDGGVSL, from the coding sequence ATGGAACTGAGGGGCAAAGTCGCCGTTGTGACCGGCGCGGCCGGCGGCCTGGGGCGGGAGATCGCGCTGGGGCTTGCCGCCAGGGGTTGCAAGGTCGCCGCGGTTGACAAGGACGAGGCGGCGATTGCCGAGCTGGCGGCCGAGATGCCGGGGTTAAGCACGTTTGTCTGCGATGTCACCGACCAGCGGGCTGTTGCGCTGTGCCTCGGTGAGGTTTACGGGCAATTGGGCGAGGTCGATTGCCTGATAAATAATGCAGGGCTCATTTTCAGCGGACCGCTCGTCAATCCTGTCGCGGCGGAAAACCGGCGACATACCGTTGAGGCTTGGGATAGGGTGATAAAAAGCAACCTGTATTCGGTTTTTCTCACGACGGTTGAGGTCGCCGACCGCATGATGATGAAGCGGACAAAAGGGGTAATCGTGAATATAAGCTCCGTGGCGGCAAAGGGGAACGGCGGGCAGTGCGCCTACTCGGCCGCCAAGGCGGGAGTCGAGGCGTTTACCAGGGCGGCCGCCAAGGAGGTCGGCGCTTGGGGGATTCGCGTCGTGGCCATCGCTCCGGGGTTTATGGATACTCCCTCCACGCGGGCGGCGATGAGCCAAAACATCCTTGAGGAGTGGAAACGCAAGACGGCGCTGCGCCGCTTCGGCGGGGCGGAGAACGTCGTCGGCGCGGTCGTTCACGCGCTGGAAAACGAGTTTTTGACCGGCTGCGTTATCCCGGTCGACGGGGGCGTGTCGCTGTAG
- a CDS encoding GNAT family N-acetyltransferase, translating into MELFRLGYSEYQEARLFYKRTSSIGFPIIQGVLANLQCGEVFANGGRDFFFAVHKFGFCQMFCSTQDEDRLREFCDWIVKPNFFQGRKLRWYNPSPGCLGYFANCGRETAQLSERTQMRLEEAKPVELSGSSVAIKPLTPEGIDKIVFDIGLGNRFWDSVEDFIACGVGVGAFDGDDCIGVCYSASLADGVAEVDIFVDERYRNGGIGKRLVQAFIGQCRLRNVTPNWDCYTNNIPSLSLADATGFSSRYIYPFLTIYK; encoded by the coding sequence TTGGAGCTTTTTCGTTTGGGTTATTCTGAATACCAAGAGGCGCGGCTTTTTTATAAACGGACATCGTCGATCGGGTTTCCTATCATTCAGGGAGTCCTGGCCAACCTGCAATGCGGGGAAGTTTTTGCGAATGGCGGGCGCGATTTTTTCTTCGCCGTCCATAAGTTCGGGTTTTGCCAGATGTTCTGCAGTACGCAAGATGAGGACAGGCTGAGAGAGTTCTGCGACTGGATTGTCAAACCCAATTTCTTTCAAGGCAGAAAACTGCGGTGGTACAATCCGAGCCCTGGTTGTCTGGGGTACTTCGCGAATTGCGGGCGGGAAACCGCGCAGTTATCCGAGAGGACGCAGATGCGGCTAGAAGAAGCCAAACCTGTAGAGCTTAGCGGCTCGTCGGTTGCGATTAAGCCCTTAACACCGGAAGGCATTGATAAAATTGTCTTCGACATAGGCCTTGGCAATCGCTTTTGGGATTCGGTTGAGGATTTCATCGCTTGCGGCGTCGGGGTTGGCGCCTTTGACGGCGATGATTGTATCGGAGTATGCTACAGTGCTTCTTTGGCGGACGGCGTTGCGGAGGTAGATATTTTTGTTGACGAGCGCTATAGAAACGGCGGAATAGGCAAGAGGCTTGTCCAGGCGTTTATCGGGCAATGCCGGTTGAGAAATGTAACGCCAAACTGGGACTGCTACACAAATAATATTCCTTCACTTTCGTTGGCTGACGCCACTGGCTTTTCTTCACGATACATTTATCCGTTCCTGACAATCTACAAGTAG
- a CDS encoding amino acid adenylation domain-containing protein, which translates to MPYSYNLGLAFQRTAAAKPRRTALRFVDGSVVDYDTLNKLSNRVARRLLDGGVGPGDVVAIANSKQPAGYAGMLACLKLGAIYTNFDDQNPADRLRKIFATCGPKLIVADARPNAVTANVACDMGLEVVDLSDSHTREQLLRANPEDLSETERVTGAAPAYIMFTSGSTGVPKGVLISHQALLNFVDWARDCYAITGNDVFTNVNPMYFDNSVFDFYASLFNGASMVPFPREIVANAALLVKSVDEAACTFWFSVPSMLMYLTTMRALSPDKLLSIRAFSFGGEGYPKTSLKILYDLYKHRAEFFNVYGPTECTCICSATKLNDGDFADLHGLPRLGKLARNFGYVLLDGELCLTGPQVGLGYYNDAERTQQSFVANPFNTLWHERMYKTGDIVREDENGDLHFVGRKDNQIKHSGYRIELEEIEAGLARLDYVEQAVALHGRSANGVSRIAAVLAVSGERDIRTVREDLRRFLPEYMVPTEIVFSRELPKNANGKVDRKRLQAEIFGNT; encoded by the coding sequence TTGCCTTACTCTTACAATCTCGGCCTCGCGTTTCAGAGGACGGCCGCGGCAAAACCCCGCCGGACGGCGCTCCGCTTCGTAGACGGCTCGGTGGTCGATTACGACACGCTCAACAAGCTGAGCAACCGGGTCGCGCGCCGCCTGCTCGACGGCGGCGTTGGGCCCGGCGATGTGGTCGCTATCGCGAACAGCAAACAGCCGGCGGGTTATGCCGGCATGCTCGCCTGCCTGAAGCTAGGCGCGATCTACACCAATTTCGACGATCAGAATCCCGCGGACAGGCTGCGGAAAATTTTCGCAACCTGCGGGCCAAAACTGATTGTCGCCGATGCGCGGCCGAACGCCGTGACGGCGAATGTCGCTTGCGACATGGGGCTGGAGGTCGTCGACCTGTCCGACAGCCATACGCGGGAGCAACTGCTTCGCGCCAACCCGGAGGATCTTTCCGAGACCGAACGGGTTACCGGCGCGGCGCCGGCTTATATTATGTTTACGTCCGGTTCCACGGGGGTGCCCAAGGGGGTGCTGATCAGCCATCAGGCTTTGCTGAATTTCGTGGACTGGGCGCGGGACTGTTATGCGATAACCGGCAACGATGTTTTCACGAACGTCAACCCGATGTATTTCGACAACTCGGTGTTCGATTTCTATGCTTCCCTTTTTAACGGGGCGAGCATGGTCCCCTTTCCGCGTGAGATCGTGGCCAATGCGGCTCTGCTGGTCAAAAGCGTGGACGAGGCGGCCTGCACGTTCTGGTTTTCGGTCCCGTCGATGCTGATGTATCTTACCACCATGCGCGCTCTGTCGCCCGATAAGCTGCTGAGTATCCGCGCGTTTTCCTTCGGTGGCGAAGGCTACCCGAAAACCTCGCTGAAGATTTTGTATGACCTTTACAAGCACCGCGCCGAGTTCTTCAATGTTTACGGGCCCACGGAATGCACCTGCATCTGTTCGGCGACAAAGCTCAACGACGGCGATTTCGCCGATCTGCACGGGCTGCCGCGGCTCGGCAAGCTCGCGAGGAACTTCGGCTATGTTTTGCTGGACGGGGAGCTTTGTTTGACCGGGCCCCAGGTCGGGCTCGGCTATTATAACGACGCGGAGCGCACGCAACAAAGCTTTGTCGCCAATCCCTTCAATACGCTTTGGCACGAACGGATGTACAAAACAGGCGATATTGTGCGGGAGGATGAGAATGGCGATCTCCACTTCGTCGGTCGCAAGGATAATCAGATCAAGCATTCGGGTTATAGGATAGAGCTGGAGGAAATTGAGGCCGGGCTGGCGCGGCTCGACTATGTCGAACAGGCGGTGGCGCTGCACGGGCGTTCGGCGAACGGGGTGAGCAGGATTGCCGCCGTGCTCGCCGTTAGCGGTGAGCGTGACATCCGGACGGTGCGCGAGGATTTGCGGCGGTTTTTGCCTGAATATATGGTTCCGACCGAAATCGTTTTCAGCCGGGAGCTGCCGAAGAACGCCAACGGGAAGGTGGACCGAAAGAGGCTGCAGGCCGAGATTTTCGGCAACACGTGA
- a CDS encoding class I SAM-dependent methyltransferase translates to MRLSAVDVYRCPETGQALRLAAGAVISRGDITEGVLVSAGGKEYRVKDGVPDFTFPATLMENDGFSRREYDAAAEEYNSLQHVTFDILCHDEKKFREEMIGLMRIKEGDRVLETAAGTGLNLPYIFTELKNSGEVYVQDISPGMLSVCGAVAGQRDDVGCERSVGNAAYLPFPDNYFDSALSFGGIGVFAEQEKAIREMVRVVKPGGRIVFGDEGVGPWLKSSTYGKILIDNNRYYDDEAPIRLLPVEARDVAVRWVLGGGFYLMDFSVGEGEPEANFAYPIPGKRGGTLLTRYYGKLEGVSPATKELAQKARDKSGKSMHQWLEEAIRLAAERDLKA, encoded by the coding sequence ATGCGTTTGTCAGCGGTTGATGTTTACCGGTGTCCGGAAACGGGACAGGCATTAAGGCTCGCGGCTGGTGCCGTGATTAGCCGGGGCGATATTACCGAAGGCGTGCTGGTAAGCGCCGGCGGCAAAGAATACCGGGTCAAAGACGGGGTGCCGGACTTTACGTTCCCGGCAACTCTGATGGAGAACGACGGTTTTTCCCGCAGGGAGTACGATGCCGCGGCGGAGGAATACAATAGCCTTCAGCACGTTACTTTCGATATATTGTGCCATGACGAGAAAAAGTTCCGTGAAGAGATGATCGGCCTGATGCGGATCAAGGAAGGCGACAGAGTGCTGGAAACCGCGGCCGGCACGGGCCTTAACCTTCCTTATATTTTTACCGAGCTGAAAAACAGCGGCGAGGTTTATGTCCAGGACATTTCTCCGGGAATGTTGAGTGTCTGCGGCGCCGTCGCCGGGCAAAGGGATGACGTCGGCTGCGAAAGATCGGTGGGAAACGCCGCTTACTTGCCGTTTCCCGACAATTACTTTGATTCAGCGTTGAGTTTTGGCGGCATCGGCGTTTTCGCCGAACAGGAGAAAGCAATACGGGAAATGGTGAGAGTGGTTAAACCCGGAGGGCGGATAGTATTCGGCGACGAGGGCGTCGGTCCCTGGCTGAAGTCATCGACCTACGGGAAAATCCTTATCGACAACAACCGGTATTATGACGATGAGGCGCCGATTCGCCTGCTGCCCGTGGAGGCAAGGGATGTCGCGGTGCGGTGGGTTCTAGGCGGAGGGTTTTATTTAATGGATTTTTCCGTTGGCGAGGGCGAGCCTGAGGCCAATTTCGCCTACCCAATACCCGGAAAACGGGGCGGCACGCTGCTCACCAGGTATTACGGGAAGCTTGAAGGCGTTTCGCCGGCGACAAAGGAGTTGGCCCAAAAAGCGCGCGATAAGTCCGGCAAGTCGATGCATCAATGGCTCGAAGAGGCAATCCGCCTGGCAGCGGAACGCGATCTGAAAGCGTGA
- a CDS encoding class I SAM-dependent methyltransferase, which yields MNDIKGHYEAHYSQGYLGKARGRHCYPVEFVVRTFLGTSYPALKLDRDYQGKRVLDLGCGDGRNIPMLWNCGLEVYGVEITATICRSVEERMKTVFGIGCEIKPGTNARIPFPDNYFDYILACHSLYYVEDNTIFADNLNEFARVAKSGGYCVVSLPDPRGTMLQGAVPCGEGHYRISSDPLSLRNGSQFRVFESTEEICRVFAPFFEDFSIGHCAEDYYGFFQSMWIVCMKRKGR from the coding sequence ATGAATGATATTAAAGGCCATTATGAGGCCCACTATTCCCAGGGGTATTTGGGGAAAGCCCGGGGAAGGCACTGCTATCCGGTCGAGTTTGTGGTGCGGACTTTTTTGGGGACAAGCTATCCGGCGCTTAAGCTGGACCGGGACTATCAGGGAAAGCGGGTTCTCGATCTCGGCTGCGGCGACGGGCGGAATATACCGATGTTGTGGAATTGCGGGCTTGAGGTCTATGGCGTGGAGATAACCGCGACGATTTGTCGCTCGGTAGAGGAACGGATGAAAACGGTTTTCGGCATCGGGTGCGAAATCAAGCCGGGAACTAACGCGCGTATTCCCTTCCCCGACAATTATTTTGATTATATACTGGCTTGCCATTCGCTGTATTACGTGGAGGACAATACGATTTTTGCCGATAATTTGAACGAGTTCGCGCGGGTGGCGAAGAGCGGCGGGTATTGCGTGGTTTCCCTGCCCGACCCGCGCGGCACGATGCTACAAGGGGCGGTTCCCTGCGGGGAAGGGCATTATCGGATTTCTTCCGATCCTTTGTCTTTACGAAACGGCAGCCAATTCAGGGTTTTTGAATCGACGGAAGAGATATGCCGGGTGTTTGCGCCGTTTTTCGAGGATTTCAGCATCGGGCATTGCGCCGAGGATTATTACGGTTTTTTCCAGAGTATGTGGATAGTGTGCATGAAGCGCAAAGGGCGGTAG